A DNA window from Desulfovibrionales bacterium contains the following coding sequences:
- the ileS gene encoding isoleucine--tRNA ligase gives MDYRETLNLPQTDFAMKANLTEREPAVIEKWEATRLYERIRMASGGRPRYILHDGPPYANGHIHMGTAFNKILKDIVLKSRQMAGADCPYVPGWDCHGLPIEHQVDRELGARKKGLSKLELRRHCRKYAEKFIDIQRAEFRRLGVLGDWDNPYLTMSYEYEATIAREFGRLFLNGSIYKSKKPVYWCTSCRTALAEAEVEYYPHRSPSIYVKFPLASDLTSRLPSLAGRNVFMLIWTTTPWTLPANLAVALNPGFDYVAVQVEDEVWIVAEGLLLSLLGALGIEGYKILERFPARRLEGLKCRHPFYERDSAVIMASYVTMDTGTGCVHTAPGHGREDYESGSAYGLDIYSPVDAGGKFTDEVGYFAGEDIFKANRAIINLLKEKGRLIGSEEIEHSYPHCWRCKRPVIFRATEQWFVSMEKNGLREKTLDWVDKVKWVPKWGRDRIHNMLASRSDWCISRQRSWGVPLTIFYCRGCGEALMNAEIMGKVVNKFREGGADTWFELESGEFIPEGTTCPKCKGTEFEKETDILDVWFDSGVSFAAVLEGRKELGFPADLYLEGSDQHRGWFHSSLLAAVGTRGQAPYRSVLTHGFVVDGEGKKMSKSLGNVIAPEEIIKKHGAEILRLWVSAEDYRDDIKISPEILQRLTEAYRKIRNTARYILGNLYDFSPEKDVISYSEMVEIDRFALHQLVQITDKIRSAYEEFELHTVYHTLYQFCAVDLSAFYLDVLKDRLYTSGKESKDRRSAQTAMFYILDTLVRLMAPILSFTADEIWQYMPETAGREEGIHLAGFASLPPEFKDAALAAKWEKLLAVRAGATKALELARRDKVIGHTLSAALKVYPASEDYSFLSENAEQLRAILIVSQFGVAEGPAPAGAYVAEEISGLSIVVSPAKGTKCERCWTVSESVGAFTDHSTICARCREVVTASGSKG, from the coding sequence ATGGACTACCGGGAGACGCTTAATCTGCCGCAGACTGATTTTGCCATGAAGGCCAATCTTACCGAACGTGAGCCGGCCGTGATTGAGAAATGGGAGGCGACCAGACTTTACGAACGCATACGCATGGCGTCGGGCGGGAGACCCCGGTATATACTCCATGACGGACCGCCTTATGCCAACGGCCACATCCACATGGGTACGGCCTTTAATAAGATACTGAAAGACATAGTCTTAAAGTCCAGGCAGATGGCCGGGGCTGATTGTCCCTACGTGCCGGGCTGGGACTGCCACGGACTGCCCATCGAACACCAGGTGGACAGGGAGCTGGGGGCCAGGAAGAAAGGCTTATCCAAACTTGAACTCCGGCGGCATTGCCGGAAGTACGCCGAAAAATTCATTGATATCCAGCGGGCCGAGTTCAGGCGTTTAGGCGTCCTGGGGGACTGGGATAATCCTTATCTGACCATGAGTTATGAATACGAGGCAACGATTGCCCGCGAGTTTGGCCGGCTTTTTCTGAACGGCAGCATATATAAGAGCAAAAAGCCGGTTTATTGGTGCACTTCGTGCAGGACGGCACTGGCCGAGGCCGAGGTTGAGTATTATCCGCACCGTTCGCCGTCCATCTATGTCAAATTCCCGCTGGCTTCGGATTTGACCTCCCGCCTGCCGTCCCTGGCCGGCAGGAATGTATTCATGCTGATATGGACTACTACTCCCTGGACCCTTCCGGCCAACCTGGCCGTGGCCCTGAACCCCGGATTTGATTATGTGGCCGTACAGGTAGAAGATGAGGTATGGATCGTGGCCGAAGGGCTGCTTCTTTCACTGCTGGGAGCCCTGGGTATTGAGGGATATAAGATATTGGAGCGTTTCCCGGCACGGCGCCTGGAGGGGCTGAAGTGCCGGCATCCTTTTTATGAGCGCGATTCTGCCGTCATTATGGCCTCCTATGTAACCATGGACACCGGCACCGGGTGTGTACATACCGCGCCGGGCCATGGCCGTGAGGATTATGAGAGTGGTTCGGCCTACGGGCTGGACATCTATTCGCCGGTGGACGCCGGGGGTAAGTTCACGGATGAGGTCGGCTACTTTGCCGGAGAGGATATATTCAAGGCCAATAGGGCCATTATTAATCTTCTCAAGGAGAAGGGGCGTTTGATAGGGAGTGAAGAGATCGAGCATAGCTATCCACATTGCTGGCGTTGCAAAAGGCCGGTCATTTTCCGGGCTACCGAACAGTGGTTTGTCTCCATGGAGAAAAACGGCCTCCGGGAAAAGACGCTGGATTGGGTGGACAAGGTCAAATGGGTGCCTAAGTGGGGCCGGGACCGGATCCACAACATGCTGGCCAGCCGGTCGGATTGGTGTATATCGCGGCAACGTTCCTGGGGTGTGCCCCTGACCATTTTTTATTGTCGCGGCTGTGGCGAGGCGCTCATGAATGCGGAGATCATGGGAAAAGTGGTTAATAAATTCCGCGAAGGCGGGGCGGATACGTGGTTTGAGCTTGAATCCGGGGAATTTATCCCGGAAGGAACCACATGCCCCAAATGTAAGGGCACGGAATTTGAGAAAGAAACGGACATCCTGGATGTCTGGTTTGATTCCGGGGTCAGTTTTGCCGCTGTCTTGGAAGGCCGGAAAGAACTGGGCTTCCCGGCTGACCTGTACCTGGAGGGGAGCGATCAGCACCGCGGCTGGTTCCACAGCTCGCTGTTGGCGGCGGTGGGTACCCGGGGACAGGCCCCTTATCGCTCGGTGCTTACCCATGGCTTTGTAGTCGATGGCGAAGGAAAGAAGATGTCCAAATCCCTGGGCAATGTTATTGCCCCGGAGGAGATCATAAAAAAACATGGGGCGGAGATCCTGCGCCTCTGGGTATCAGCCGAAGATTATCGCGATGATATCAAGATTTCTCCGGAGATCCTGCAGCGGTTGACCGAGGCCTACCGGAAGATCAGAAACACGGCGCGCTACATACTGGGCAACCTGTATGACTTTTCACCGGAGAAAGATGTCATTTCTTACAGTGAGATGGTGGAGATAGACCGTTTTGCGCTGCATCAACTTGTGCAAATAACAGATAAGATACGCTCGGCCTACGAGGAATTTGAACTTCATACCGTTTATCACACCCTCTACCAGTTTTGCGCCGTGGATTTGAGCGCCTTTTACCTGGATGTCCTTAAAGACAGACTTTACACCAGCGGCAAGGAATCAAAAGACCGGCGCTCGGCCCAGACCGCCATGTTTTACATCCTGGATACCCTGGTGCGTCTGATGGCTCCTATTCTTTCATTTACCGCTGATGAGATATGGCAGTATATGCCTGAGACGGCGGGCCGGGAAGAGGGCATTCACCTGGCCGGTTTCGCATCCCTCCCGCCGGAGTTTAAGGATGCGGCGCTCGCCGCGAAATGGGAAAAGCTGCTTGCCGTCCGGGCCGGGGCGACCAAGGCCCTGGAACTGGCCCGCAGGGACAAGGTGATCGGACATACCCTCAGCGCGGCGCTCAAGGTTTATCCTGCCTCTGAAGATTATTCGTTTTTGAGCGAAAATGCAGAGCAATTACGCGCCATACTGATCGTATCGCAATTCGGGGTTGCCGAAGGGCCAGCGCCGGCCGGCGCCTACGTGGCTGAAGAGATAAGCGGGCTTTCTATTGTGGTATCTCCGGCTAAAGGGACCAAATGTGAACGCTGCTGGACGGTATCTGAGAGTGTGGGCGCTTTTACCGATCATTCGACTATCTGTGCCCGATGCCGGGAGGTGGTTACGGCAAGCGGGAGTAAAGGATAA
- the lspA gene encoding signal peptidase II, whose protein sequence is MDTLSETEKKSLKPADDLSQKRLWYLFLGMAFGVFALDQLTKGHIQYHFGLYESRAVVPGFFNLTYITNSGVAFGLMSGEPDTWKRLFFLSVTLLAVGFIFYLFGHFRSKGRGAVIAMGMILGGAIGNMADRVRMGKVIDFLDFYIGGCHWPAFNVADAAISCGVLYLALTLYRQQG, encoded by the coding sequence ATGGATACTCTATCAGAAACAGAAAAAAAATCTTTAAAGCCGGCGGACGACCTCTCTCAGAAGAGACTGTGGTATTTATTCCTGGGCATGGCTTTTGGTGTTTTCGCCCTGGATCAACTGACCAAGGGACATATACAATACCATTTTGGCCTGTATGAGAGCCGGGCCGTCGTCCCGGGTTTTTTTAACCTGACATATATAACGAATTCCGGCGTGGCTTTTGGGCTGATGAGCGGAGAGCCGGATACCTGGAAGCGGTTATTTTTTCTTTCGGTAACACTGTTAGCCGTAGGGTTTATCTTTTATCTCTTCGGACACTTCAGGTCAAAGGGCCGGGGAGCGGTCATCGCTATGGGGATGATACTGGGCGGCGCCATCGGAAATATGGCAGACCGGGTGCGCATGGGCAAGGTGATCGACTTTCTCGATTTTTATATCGGCGGCTGCCATTGGCCGGCTTTTAATGTGGCTGATGCCGCCATAAGCTGCGGCGTGCTGTATCTGGCGCTTACGCTTTATAGACAACAGGGGTAA
- the lgt gene encoding prolipoprotein diacylglyceryl transferase codes for MHPILFRIGGLTIHTYGLFVAMGFMAGMALAVREARRAALDTEKISNLFFWIIISAIIGSRLLYVIAEAPGLIMSPFEIFKIWKGGLVFYGGVILAMAVTIFYIRHNKLPLWTTMDILAPPLALGLAFGRLGCFSAGCCYGRPADVPWAVTFTNPDSLAPLYIPLHPTQLYEAGTALIIFAILMLTRRAKRFEGQMMWTFFFLYAVARFIIENYRGDPRGAVWGDLLSTSQFISLLSAVAALAGFFYFLRKQGARQGGT; via the coding sequence ATGCATCCGATACTCTTTCGCATAGGCGGGCTTACTATCCACACCTATGGTCTGTTTGTGGCCATGGGGTTTATGGCAGGCATGGCCCTTGCCGTCCGGGAGGCCAGGCGCGCGGCTCTGGATACCGAGAAGATTTCCAACCTTTTTTTCTGGATCATAATTTCGGCGATCATCGGTTCGAGGCTTCTTTATGTCATAGCAGAGGCCCCGGGGCTTATAATGTCTCCCTTCGAGATCTTTAAGATATGGAAAGGCGGCCTGGTCTTTTACGGCGGGGTTATCCTGGCGATGGCAGTTACGATTTTTTATATAAGGCATAACAAGCTGCCGCTCTGGACAACCATGGATATCCTGGCCCCGCCCCTGGCCCTTGGCCTGGCCTTTGGCCGCCTCGGATGTTTTTCTGCCGGTTGCTGCTATGGCCGGCCTGCCGATGTCCCGTGGGCGGTTACGTTTACCAATCCGGATTCGCTGGCGCCGCTTTATATTCCCCTCCATCCTACCCAGCTTTATGAGGCCGGCACGGCGCTTATTATTTTTGCCATTCTTATGCTTACACGCCGGGCGAAGCGGTTTGAAGGCCAGATGATGTGGACATTCTTTTTTCTATACGCTGTGGCGCGCTTTATCATCGAAAATTACCGTGGCGACCCCCGTGGGGCGGTATGGGGCGATCTCCTCTCTACCAGTCAATTTATAAGCTTACTTTCGGCTGTTGCTGCGCTGGCGGGTTTCTTTTATTTTCTGAGGAAGCAAGGCGCAAGGCAAGGGGGCACGTAA
- the gcvH gene encoding glycine cleavage system protein GcvH, with the protein MLILEDLKYTEEHIWARHDGGKKITIGITDYAQKKFGDVVYIELPEEGEAVISDDPFGSIESSESVSDLYAPLSGEVIEINEERIDSPEIVNDDPYEEGWLIRIKVPSLKEYNELMSADEYREYVQQEEMEEEEEEEEEEEEEAEAD; encoded by the coding sequence ATGCTTATTCTGGAAGATCTTAAATATACTGAAGAACATATATGGGCCAGACACGATGGGGGTAAAAAGATTACCATAGGCATTACTGATTATGCGCAGAAGAAATTTGGTGATGTTGTTTATATTGAATTGCCGGAGGAAGGGGAAGCGGTCATTAGCGATGATCCGTTCGGCAGTATAGAATCTTCTGAATCTGTTTCCGATCTGTACGCTCCTTTGAGCGGAGAGGTAATCGAAATTAATGAAGAGCGCATCGATTCCCCGGAGATAGTCAATGATGACCCTTATGAAGAAGGCTGGCTTATACGTATAAAGGTTCCTTCCCTTAAGGAATATAATGAGCTTATGAGTGCGGACGAGTACAGGGAATACGTGCAGCAGGAGGAGATGGAGGAGGAAGAAGAAGAGGAAGAAGAAGAGGAAGAGGAAGCAGAAGCAGATTAG
- the fabD gene encoding ACP S-malonyltransferase — MKKVAFLFPGQGSQYVGMGKDLYLKRSEVKKIFDTASAITGLDLASLCFDGPLERLTETVNVQPAITAVNLSCLAVLQENGLAPDMVAGHSLGEYSALYAAGVIGLADAFRLVAERGRLMQQEAEKNPGGMIAAIGLDIDVIKGLVEDVRGTGVGVVSIANHNTHEQIVLTGQKEALNRLSAKVSAAGGKAIPLKVSGPWHSSLLRDAVNYYKEFMEGITFHNPSVPVLFNVTAEFAEEPGEIRKIMSRQICSPVLWYDIMQKMLAGGVSIFVEAGPKKVLSGLLKKTLPTDDRFEIYQADDLEGLLAVAERLAGN, encoded by the coding sequence GTGAAAAAAGTAGCTTTTTTATTCCCCGGCCAGGGGTCTCAGTACGTGGGCATGGGGAAGGATCTTTATCTGAAAAGGTCAGAGGTAAAGAAGATTTTCGACACAGCCTCTGCCATTACCGGCCTTGATCTGGCCTCTCTCTGTTTTGACGGCCCCTTAGAAAGATTGACGGAAACGGTCAACGTCCAGCCGGCCATTACCGCCGTTAATCTGTCCTGCCTAGCCGTGTTACAGGAAAATGGACTGGCCCCGGATATGGTGGCCGGACATAGCCTTGGAGAATATTCGGCGCTCTATGCCGCAGGGGTTATAGGTCTGGCGGATGCCTTTCGCCTGGTAGCGGAGAGGGGCAGACTAATGCAGCAGGAGGCGGAAAAGAATCCCGGGGGCATGATAGCGGCTATTGGCTTGGATATAGATGTCATAAAAGGATTGGTTGAAGATGTCCGGGGAACAGGCGTGGGCGTGGTTTCTATTGCCAACCACAATACACATGAGCAGATCGTACTTACGGGACAGAAAGAGGCGTTAAATAGATTGTCGGCTAAGGTGAGCGCCGCCGGCGGGAAGGCCATCCCCTTAAAGGTCAGCGGGCCCTGGCATAGTTCCCTTTTAAGGGATGCAGTCAACTATTATAAGGAATTTATGGAAGGGATCACGTTCCATAATCCCTCTGTCCCTGTATTGTTCAATGTCACCGCCGAGTTCGCGGAAGAGCCGGGAGAGATCCGTAAGATCATGTCCCGGCAGATATGTTCACCCGTACTCTGGTATGATATAATGCAAAAGATGCTGGCCGGGGGTGTCTCTATTTTTGTTGAGGCCGGCCCTAAAAAGGTTTTATCCGGTTTATTGAAAAAGACCTTGCCGACTGATGATCGCTTCGAAATCTATCAGGCCGACGATCTGGAAGGCCTTTTGGCCGTTGCTGAAAGGTTGGCCGGAAATTGA
- a CDS encoding 4Fe-4S binding protein, which yields MPKLVLYKDRCKGCALCTLACPKHLLEISTEINRQGYYVISLASSGKCDGCGLCAEMCPDMAIEVWR from the coding sequence ATGCCAAAACTAGTCCTGTATAAAGACCGGTGTAAAGGATGCGCCCTTTGCACCCTGGCCTGCCCCAAACACCTCCTTGAGATCAGCACGGAGATCAATAGACAGGGATATTATGTAATTTCTCTGGCCTCGTCCGGGAAATGCGATGGCTGCGGCCTGTGTGCGGAGATGTGTCCGGATATGGCGATAGAGGTCTGGCGTTAA
- the vorB gene encoding 3-methyl-2-oxobutanoate dehydrogenase subunit VorB encodes MRKTEAVSNRKLVKGNEAIALGAIAAGCRFYAGYPITPQNEIPEFMAGRMPAVGGTFIQAESEIAAVSMVMGAAATGARAMTSSSSPGISLKQEAISYMAGSEIPCVVVNVCRSGPGLGGISASQGDYFQATRGGGHGDYRTFVLAPHSVQESYDLTMLAFDIADRYRTPVLVLSDAVLGQMKEPVYLRGYKGREIRKPWALTGAKGRKARYLKSLYLNEGELTARNWKLFRKYRRMEKEIRYEMYLTEDAEAIVVAFGCTARILKTSIQMARMKGMRVGMFRPISLFPFPSQALAAISNRVNRFLVCELNTGQMVEDVRLAVKPGATVESCLCPGYIPTPNELFKQIKRRVSL; translated from the coding sequence ATGCGGAAGACAGAAGCGGTTTCTAACCGGAAGCTGGTTAAAGGGAACGAGGCCATTGCCTTGGGCGCTATTGCGGCCGGATGTCGTTTTTATGCCGGCTATCCGATTACTCCGCAGAACGAAATCCCGGAATTCATGGCCGGCCGGATGCCTGCCGTGGGCGGGACATTCATTCAGGCGGAAAGTGAGATAGCGGCTGTCAGTATGGTGATGGGGGCTGCCGCCACAGGGGCGAGGGCCATGACCTCTTCTTCCAGCCCGGGCATATCTCTGAAGCAAGAGGCCATCTCCTATATGGCCGGGTCAGAGATCCCGTGTGTAGTGGTCAATGTATGCCGTAGCGGTCCGGGGTTGGGCGGGATAAGCGCCTCCCAGGGCGACTATTTTCAGGCCACCCGGGGCGGCGGTCACGGTGACTATCGCACCTTTGTCCTGGCGCCCCATTCTGTGCAGGAGAGTTATGACCTGACTATGCTGGCCTTTGATATTGCAGACCGGTACCGGACACCGGTTCTGGTTTTGAGCGATGCAGTCCTGGGACAGATGAAAGAGCCTGTTTACCTCCGGGGTTATAAGGGGCGGGAGATAAGAAAACCCTGGGCGCTTACCGGCGCAAAGGGACGCAAGGCCCGGTATCTGAAAAGTCTGTATTTGAACGAAGGTGAACTCACGGCGCGCAACTGGAAACTTTTCAGGAAATACAGACGCATGGAGAAGGAAATTCGTTACGAAATGTACCTTACAGAGGATGCCGAGGCCATAGTCGTGGCCTTTGGGTGCACAGCCAGAATTCTCAAGACCTCCATACAGATGGCCCGCATGAAAGGGATGCGGGTCGGGATGTTTCGTCCCATAAGCCTTTTCCCGTTTCCTTCGCAGGCGCTCGCCGCTATCTCGAACCGGGTGAACCGGTTCCTGGTTTGTGAATTGAATACCGGCCAGATGGTCGAAGACGTGCGCTTAGCGGTTAAGCCGGGCGCCACTGTGGAGTCCTGTCTATGTCCGGGTTATATCCCGACCCCGAATGAGCTTTTTAAACAAATTAAAAGAAGGGTATCACTTTAG
- a CDS encoding thiamine pyrophosphate-dependent enzyme — translation MKPVFKRPKSLYDVPFHYCPGCHHGIAHRLIAEAIDALGIQERVVAVASIGCSVFLYDYFAVDVLEAPHGRAPAVGTGIKRARPESIVFTYQGDGDLAAIGLAETIHAANRGEQLAVFFINNTIYGMTGGQMAPTTLPGQKTTTTPSGRRVIGEGAPLKMAEMIAALKPPAFVARVAVNNPRNILQAKKAVQKAFRIQVEGKGYAFVEFLSACPTNWKMTPCEANRYVSETLIPEFPLGVFKGDL, via the coding sequence ATGAAGCCGGTATTTAAGAGACCAAAAAGCCTTTATGACGTCCCTTTTCATTATTGCCCCGGGTGCCATCACGGCATAGCCCATCGTCTGATCGCCGAGGCTATAGATGCTTTGGGCATTCAGGAACGGGTTGTTGCCGTGGCTTCTATCGGCTGTTCGGTCTTTCTTTATGATTATTTTGCCGTTGATGTGCTGGAGGCCCCCCATGGCCGGGCCCCGGCAGTGGGTACCGGTATAAAGAGGGCGCGGCCCGAAAGCATAGTCTTTACCTACCAGGGCGATGGGGACCTGGCCGCCATTGGCCTGGCAGAGACTATCCATGCCGCTAACCGGGGAGAACAGTTGGCGGTATTTTTTATCAATAACACTATCTATGGGATGACCGGGGGACAGATGGCCCCTACCACCTTGCCCGGCCAGAAGACTACGACGACGCCTTCAGGCCGCCGGGTTATTGGCGAAGGGGCCCCCCTTAAGATGGCCGAGATGATTGCGGCGCTGAAGCCTCCGGCCTTTGTGGCCAGAGTGGCCGTTAACAATCCCAGAAATATTCTCCAGGCCAAGAAGGCGGTTCAAAAGGCCTTCCGCATACAAGTGGAAGGGAAGGGCTATGCCTTTGTCGAATTCCTCTCTGCCTGTCCGACCAACTGGAAGATGACCCCGTGCGAGGCCAATCGCTATGTAAGTGAGACGCTGATTCCGGAATTTCCGCTGGGGGTGTTTAAAGGCGACTTATAA
- a CDS encoding 2-oxoacid:acceptor oxidoreductase family protein, with the protein MYFDVIISGFGGQGILFMGNLLAHAAMLEGKNVTYMPAYGPEMRGGAANCTVVVADEEIGSPVIYHPHTAIVMNRPSLYKFGPRLLRSGLLVVNASLVDPAEVVYKGINLLFVPANDLARETGDDRLGNMAALGALITKTGVVRLQSLVDALSEIIQERYRDLLPVNVRCLEKGAIYVRNLKSQI; encoded by the coding sequence ATGTATTTTGACGTGATCATATCCGGATTCGGCGGGCAGGGCATACTGTTTATGGGCAATCTTCTGGCCCATGCCGCTATGCTCGAAGGGAAAAATGTGACCTATATGCCTGCTTATGGGCCGGAAATGCGGGGAGGGGCGGCTAATTGCACCGTGGTTGTGGCGGATGAGGAAATCGGTTCTCCGGTCATTTATCACCCGCATACCGCTATCGTCATGAACAGGCCGTCTCTATATAAATTCGGCCCGCGCCTCCTGCGCAGCGGTTTGCTGGTGGTCAACGCTTCTCTTGTTGATCCTGCGGAGGTTGTCTATAAGGGTATCAACCTGTTGTTTGTCCCGGCTAATGACCTGGCCCGGGAGACCGGGGATGATCGCCTGGGAAACATGGCGGCCTTGGGGGCATTGATAACAAAGACCGGGGTTGTGCGTTTACAGAGCCTTGTTGATGCGTTATCAGAGATTATACAGGAAAGATATCGTGACCTGCTGCCGGTAAACGTCAGGTGTCTGGAAAAGGGCGCCATCTACGTAAGAAATCTCAAATCTCAAATTTGA